Proteins from a single region of Rana temporaria chromosome 5, aRanTem1.1, whole genome shotgun sequence:
- the SKIDA1 gene encoding SKI/DACH domain-containing protein 1 isoform X1: protein MTQAMEDLECGYEVVDGVRLGYLVIKGKQMFALSQVFTDLLKNIPRTTVHKRMDHLKVKKHHCDLEELRKLKAINSIAFHAAKCTLISREDVQALYTSCKTERVLKSKRKSRALPTKELLPGEPPSPDPFSAFWKENKVWLGLNETGQPMKRKAFAARDLLPAADLPHFLSQYTGRGYSGLPRSPCKTPLDYETTQIPGDCVGAYPNSLPYIRGVLCSKHPAYYYHHHQSAIAHTKLGGFTYRYKRKRTSAGKDPFQGELLFIPKPYRSKGAPVCLERVHLVNGFCPQHLATTLQDVYTSDSESSSANDSDFGSSLSSSSNNSSDEEEEEEEEEEEEGSLSDSTEVSSDEESSSDSDSSSVSSQVSVESIRFRRTNFSIKPPQQPPCLEPRSPSPRAAAAAHYDIKTESQDWSQQSWGSRSPTDPLPEPRAPYPSPGFSSSPGFSSPPGFPSSPGFSSSPGFSCSSGFSSSPGFSSSHAKRTEQTEGGFAPSPKKNNAFPPQQRIHKEAKPCLRPPPSPPSSSAEATDACARAPTPADPPADSGPAPDQGDPCTDPPFLHNVKIKIEDSSEEYEHAAQPELTYQCNVTKDEHDSDGSEPKRQGALLEAECTDDDPQTTSQNLLTPSQAPPCTLGTAKKPEDGDYKYGAKVRKNYRTLVLGKRPPPPTTDKPNLKTARSPRPPGKSAFYQGTLDAFTVTNRRKRLANNVASTLKRPFNFMANFPSPPSLIIGKDGDLVPAYSLKSTKDCFPPHKAHPIWKWHLGGTAIPLPPSHKFRTFQS, encoded by the coding sequence ATGACCCAAGCCATGGAAGACCTGGAATGTGGCTATGAAGTAGTAGATGGAGTCAGGTTGGGCTACCTGGTCATCAAAGGCAAGCAGATGTTCGCCCTGTCCCAGGTCTTCACTGATCTTTTGAAGAACATCCCTAGGACCACAGTGCACAAGCGCATGGACCATTTAAAGGTGAAGAAGCACCACTGCGACCTGGAGGAGCTGAGGAAGCTGAAAGCCATCAACTCCATCGCCTTCCATGCGGCCAAGTGCACTCTGATCTCCAGGGAGGACGTGCAAGCCCTCTACACCTCCTGCAAGACTGAGAGGGTCCTGAAGAGCAAAAGGAAGAGCAGAGCCCTGCCAACAAAGGAGCTGTTACCCGGGGAGCCCCCATCCCCCGACCCCTTCTCTGCATTTTGGAAGGAGAACAAAGTTTGGCTGGGGTTGAATGAGACCGGCCAGCCAATGAAGAGAAAAGCTTTCGCTGCTCGGGACTTGCTACCGGCGGCCGATCTACCTCACTTTTTAAGTCAATACACTGGCCGCGGCTATTCGGGGCTCCCCAGGTCGCCTTGCAAAACCCCCCTAGACTATGAAACTACCCAGATCCCCGGGGACTGTGTAGGAGCCTACCCCAACAGCCTGCCTTATATCAGGGGAGTGCTGTGCAGCAAGCACCCTGCCTATTACTACCACCACCACCAGTCTGCCATTGCCCACACCAAGCTAGGAGGCTTCACTTACAGGTACAAGAGGAAAAGGACTTCTGCGGGCAAGGATCCGTTCCAGGGCGAGCTCCTCTTCATCCCCAAGCCCTACAGATCCAAAGGGGCCCCGGTGTGCCTGGAGAGGGTCCACCTGGTCAATGGCTTCTGCCCTCAGCACCTTGCCACCACCCTGCAGGACGTTTACACCAGCGACTCAGAGTCCAGCTCTGCCAACGACTCAGACTTCGGCTCCAGCCTGTCCAGCAGCAGCAACAACTCctcggacgaggaggaggaagaagaggaggaggaggaggaagagggcagCCTGTCTGACTCCACTGAGGTCAGCTCAGACGAGGAGAGCTCCTCTGATTCGGACAGCAGCTCGGTGTCCAGCCAGGTGTCGGTGGAGAGCATTCGTTTCCGCAGGACCAATTTTTCCATCAAGCCCCCCCAGCAGCCCCCATGTCTGGAGCCCAGGTCCCCCAGCCccagagctgctgctgctgctcactaTGACATCAAAACTGAAAGCCAAGACTGGAGCCAGCAGAGCTGGGGGAGCAGGTCccctacagaccccctccctgaaCCCAGAGCCCCATACCCATCCCCTGGATTCTCCTCTTCCCCTGGATTCTCCTCTCCCCCTGGATTCCCCTCTTCCCCTGGATTCTCCTCTTCCCCTGGATTCTCCTGTTCCTCTGGATTCTCCTCTTCCcctggattctcctcttctcatgcAAAAAGGACTGAGCAGACAGAGGGGGGCTTTGCACCTAGCCCAAAGAAAAACAATGCATTCCCACCACAACAAAGAATACACAAGGAGGCCAAGCCATGCCTTCGgcctccccccagcccccccagctCCTCTGCAGAGGCAACAGACGCCTGCGCCCGGGCGCCGACGCCAGCGGACCCCCCTGCAGACTCCGGGCCGGCTCCGGACCAGGGGGACCCATGCACTGATCCCCCCTTCCTGCACAACGTCAAGATTAAAATAGAGGATAGCAGCGAGGAGTACGAGCACGCCGCCCAGCCTGAGCTCACCTACCAGTGCAATGTCACCAAGGATGAGCATGACAGCGACGGGAGCGAGCCTAAAAGGCAGGGGGCTTTGCTGGAAGCCGAGTGCACTGATGACGACCCCCAAACCACTTCGCAGAATCTGCTGACTCCCAGCCAGGCCCCTCCATGCACTTTAGGCACAGCCAAGAAGCCTGAGGACGGAGATTACAAATATGGTGCTAAGGTCAGGAAAAATTACAGGACACTGGTGCTAGGAAAAAGACCTCCACCTCCAACCACCGACAAGCCAAATCTGAAAACAGCCAGGAGCCCCCGACCCCCAGGTAAAAGTGCATTTTATCAAGGGACACTGGATGCTTTTACAGTGACCAATAGACGCAAAAGGTTAGCCAACAATGTAGCATCTACACTTAAGAGACCTTTTAATTTCATGGCAAATTTCCCCAGTCCACCATCATTGATTATTGGCAAGGACGGAGATCTAGTCCCTGCCTACTCCTTAAAAAGCACAAAGGACTGCTTCCCACCCCACAAGGCCCATCCTATCTGGAAATGGCATTTGGGTGGAACTGCTATACCTCTTCCTCCTAGTCACAAATTCAGGACATTTCAATcataa
- the SKIDA1 gene encoding SKI/DACH domain-containing protein 1 isoform X2, which produces MTQAMEDLECGYEVVDGVRLGYLVIKGKQMFALSQVFTDLLKNIPRTTVHKRMDHLKVKKHHCDLEELRKLKAINSIAFHAAKCTLISREDVQALYTSCKTERVLKSKRKSRALPTKELLPGEPPSPDPFSAFWKENKVWLGLNETGQPMKRKAFAARDLLPAADLPHFLSQYTGRGYSGLPRSPCKTPLDYETTQIPGDCVGAYPNSLPYIRGVLCSKHPAYYYHHHQSAIAHTKLGGFTYRYKRKRTSAGKDPFQGELLFIPKPYRSKGAPVCLERVHLVNGFCPQHLATTLQDVYTSDSESSSANDSDFGSSLSSSSNNSSDEEEEEEEEEEEEGSLSDSTEVSSDEESSSDSDSSSVSSQVSVESIRFRRTNFSIKPPQQPPCLEPRSPSPRAAAAAHYDIKTESQDWSQQSWGSRSPTDPLPEPRAPYPSPGFSSSPGFSSPPGFPSSPGFSSSPGFSCSSGFSSSPGFSSSHAKRTEQTEGGFAPSPKKNNAFPPQQRIHKEAKPCLRPPPSPPSSSAEATDACARAPTPADPPADSGPAPDQGDPCTDPPFLHNVKIKIEDSSEEYEHAAQPELTYQCNVTKDEHDSDGSEPKRQGALLEAECTDDDPQTTSQNLLTPSQAPPCTLGTAKKPEDGDYKYGAKVRKNYRTLVLGKRPPPPTTDKPNLKTARSPRPPENTSQSDIREKSSDVIVPGQAWKSRAPPPSINLISWAPRHGDLCVNMKVCIRI; this is translated from the coding sequence ATGACCCAAGCCATGGAAGACCTGGAATGTGGCTATGAAGTAGTAGATGGAGTCAGGTTGGGCTACCTGGTCATCAAAGGCAAGCAGATGTTCGCCCTGTCCCAGGTCTTCACTGATCTTTTGAAGAACATCCCTAGGACCACAGTGCACAAGCGCATGGACCATTTAAAGGTGAAGAAGCACCACTGCGACCTGGAGGAGCTGAGGAAGCTGAAAGCCATCAACTCCATCGCCTTCCATGCGGCCAAGTGCACTCTGATCTCCAGGGAGGACGTGCAAGCCCTCTACACCTCCTGCAAGACTGAGAGGGTCCTGAAGAGCAAAAGGAAGAGCAGAGCCCTGCCAACAAAGGAGCTGTTACCCGGGGAGCCCCCATCCCCCGACCCCTTCTCTGCATTTTGGAAGGAGAACAAAGTTTGGCTGGGGTTGAATGAGACCGGCCAGCCAATGAAGAGAAAAGCTTTCGCTGCTCGGGACTTGCTACCGGCGGCCGATCTACCTCACTTTTTAAGTCAATACACTGGCCGCGGCTATTCGGGGCTCCCCAGGTCGCCTTGCAAAACCCCCCTAGACTATGAAACTACCCAGATCCCCGGGGACTGTGTAGGAGCCTACCCCAACAGCCTGCCTTATATCAGGGGAGTGCTGTGCAGCAAGCACCCTGCCTATTACTACCACCACCACCAGTCTGCCATTGCCCACACCAAGCTAGGAGGCTTCACTTACAGGTACAAGAGGAAAAGGACTTCTGCGGGCAAGGATCCGTTCCAGGGCGAGCTCCTCTTCATCCCCAAGCCCTACAGATCCAAAGGGGCCCCGGTGTGCCTGGAGAGGGTCCACCTGGTCAATGGCTTCTGCCCTCAGCACCTTGCCACCACCCTGCAGGACGTTTACACCAGCGACTCAGAGTCCAGCTCTGCCAACGACTCAGACTTCGGCTCCAGCCTGTCCAGCAGCAGCAACAACTCctcggacgaggaggaggaagaagaggaggaggaggaggaagagggcagCCTGTCTGACTCCACTGAGGTCAGCTCAGACGAGGAGAGCTCCTCTGATTCGGACAGCAGCTCGGTGTCCAGCCAGGTGTCGGTGGAGAGCATTCGTTTCCGCAGGACCAATTTTTCCATCAAGCCCCCCCAGCAGCCCCCATGTCTGGAGCCCAGGTCCCCCAGCCccagagctgctgctgctgctcactaTGACATCAAAACTGAAAGCCAAGACTGGAGCCAGCAGAGCTGGGGGAGCAGGTCccctacagaccccctccctgaaCCCAGAGCCCCATACCCATCCCCTGGATTCTCCTCTTCCCCTGGATTCTCCTCTCCCCCTGGATTCCCCTCTTCCCCTGGATTCTCCTCTTCCCCTGGATTCTCCTGTTCCTCTGGATTCTCCTCTTCCcctggattctcctcttctcatgcAAAAAGGACTGAGCAGACAGAGGGGGGCTTTGCACCTAGCCCAAAGAAAAACAATGCATTCCCACCACAACAAAGAATACACAAGGAGGCCAAGCCATGCCTTCGgcctccccccagcccccccagctCCTCTGCAGAGGCAACAGACGCCTGCGCCCGGGCGCCGACGCCAGCGGACCCCCCTGCAGACTCCGGGCCGGCTCCGGACCAGGGGGACCCATGCACTGATCCCCCCTTCCTGCACAACGTCAAGATTAAAATAGAGGATAGCAGCGAGGAGTACGAGCACGCCGCCCAGCCTGAGCTCACCTACCAGTGCAATGTCACCAAGGATGAGCATGACAGCGACGGGAGCGAGCCTAAAAGGCAGGGGGCTTTGCTGGAAGCCGAGTGCACTGATGACGACCCCCAAACCACTTCGCAGAATCTGCTGACTCCCAGCCAGGCCCCTCCATGCACTTTAGGCACAGCCAAGAAGCCTGAGGACGGAGATTACAAATATGGTGCTAAGGTCAGGAAAAATTACAGGACACTGGTGCTAGGAAAAAGACCTCCACCTCCAACCACCGACAAGCCAAATCTGAAAACAGCCAGGAGCCCCCGACCCCCAG